TATGAATAGCCATGCAAAGATACGCATTTTAGTTAAGCCACACAAATAACTAACCTGTTTTGATAAGACCCTCAAAAAATAGTTCGCGAACAATCTTAAGAAAGTTCGCGAATTCTATTTGATTTATTCTTGATTAAAGCTAATCCTTTACTATAAACAATTTGCGGAGAGAGGAGAAGGCCCTCAACTCCCCCGAAAGAGGAAGAACCCCATTTGCAGAATATTCGCTATAAGGCTTACCTTATAAGGTTTACGCTCAAAATCTTTGCTGTGTGCCGTTTGGCTTATCATTCACAATAATACATTCAAACATGTGGGGGTATCTCGGTGTTCACTCCCCTCTCCAATAGGAGAGGGGTTGGGGGTGAGGCCGCTTGATTGGTTTAGCCTTCTGGCAAAGGTCCAGGAGTCTTTCCGCCCCCTTCTTCCTTAGAGCCCGATTTTTCCTCTTTCACTGTCTCATACGAGTTCTCGCGCAGCGCAGCCTTCAGTTCTACACCTGGCGTAAACGTTACGCGCGGCTTGATGGTCTCTGTCTTAAAAGCCTTTTCCGTTGCAGCCCCCTCGCTTGACAGTGTCAAGCGCATCGTGCCAAACTCGCCCAGCTGCACGCTAAAACCGTCACGAAGATAATGAGGCAGACAATCCATAAAGTTCGACAGTACGTTCTCAATGTCACCACGCGTCAGCGAAGAACGCCCCGCAATGTCATGCGCAATATCATGCAGACTTTTCTTGCCCAAATTTACGGGATTAGCATAGAGTTTTACCTCTGTTTTCTTTTGCGGATTCTTCCGCGCTACTAATTTGATTCTCATAATATCAAATATTTTTAAAAGTGAATAAATTATTTATAAGGGAGTTTCCCTTGGAATTTATATCCTACGAAAAAGTATTTGCTTATTTCCCCATTCAACCCTCTATTACTTCCGTTCAATCAATGACTGTTAGTCTAGAGTAGAGTCTAGGAAGATAAAAAATACATACGGTCAGAAGAAAATTTTTCTTTGAGAAAAATATTTTTTCATACGGTTCCCCGTAAATTTCTAACCGTATTAAATTTACGGGGAACCGTATAAAAATTTTCTTTCCTTCGCAGTCTAATTTCAGCAAGTCGTTTTCCTCACAGTTCAACTTGCTTTCGTCATTGACAAAATATACTTTCGTGCTCCATGAAATGTACTTTCGTCAAAATGGCTTTTAAACTTTGTTGAAATCTTACTCGAATGCCTGTGCCCTGTGTCCAGCATAACGTTGATTGATGCCTACACTAATAGAACTATTAGTGATTTCGAGGTAGTATGCAAGTAAATTACTACCACCATTAACTGGACTAGCGCTAGACGACCAATAATAGCCCCAATCACCACAGTTAAGCAATTTTCCCTGAAAACCTCCATAAGTTCCTATAGACGGTAAAAAGAAAAATTTACTTATCTCAGAAGCAGACGGTAGGATGTTGGAAACAGTAGTATTGCTTGTAGTATTTTGAGTAGTACGCCAATCAGTACCATCATAAGCATGCTCTTTATCATAACCACTAATGTAAGCTTTCTTCTTCAACCATACGCCACTTTTATATAAGTGCCCCATAGTTGTCCATACCTCGTCATGATCCAAGCGAGGGTCGCCCTTCATACAGTACCATGACATCTCATTGACATTGGGGAGAGTCTGAAAGAAAGGAGTTGTCGCATCATTTCTTACATACATACCAGGATTACTGTCGTTAAACCAGCGGGTTGGATCTGTCGCTTTACTTTGTGGATAGAATGTAGAAGCTGTAGCACCAGGTAAATAATATCTGAGAGTTGGCTGCCATAGAGGATTGTTATGTGTCCATTCGTAACCTTTCCAGTATTGATCCTGTGCATCCCACATATAGTAATGATCGCCGTCGTAACTGGTTACGTTGAGATCGGCCGTCATATCGTAGTAGGTATTCTTTGCATAATTGAAAGAACTTAGTGTTTTAGTAATAGTACCTTCTACTTCAGTTGCTACATCCCTCACCCAATAACGTATTTTAAGTGTATGTGTACCGGGCTTAATAACCATGTAAGCACCGTTAGTACTTACACTGGAAGAGGTAGTGTTGAGTGGGAAGCCGTTAGGGTTACTACCCCATCCTCCAGTGGTGAGTATAATTTTTTTACCACTACCAGAACCAGTCAGTTCGCCTGTTGTAGAGTTGAGAGTATAGGTATCGGTGATATCGTTGTCAGAGGTTACTTCAACCTTTGTAAGGTAGCAGTCTCTCAGAACTGTATTGCTTGTGTAAGGCTGAAAGACAAGGATAGCTGCCTGATGGTCAAGTGCAAAAGCAAACGAACCGTTTGACTGTTTCGATGCATCAGCCGTTCCGCAGTCACCTGATACGCCGAGGTAAACAGTTGAATTTGGTGTTTCTTGAAACTGAGAGGCTGAAATAGTTACTTGGTCATTGCTACCGTTTCTACCAGGATAATAAACCTTATAAGTTGTGCTATTTTCAAATTTACCAGGCACCTTAAATTTGAAAGAAGCAACTTTGGCAGATGGTGCGTTATTACTTTTTTGCCATGTGCCGTCGTCGTCCTTTACATAAATATAGTCGCCTGCTTCCCAAAAGAAATCACCACTGGTGTAGTCCATTGAAGTGCGGGTCTTAGCCTCGTCACCTGCTACGAAAGTTGTTAGATTCTTGTCGTTATCAGTCTCTGTACTTGTTGTACCCTGTGCTACATCTTCATTGGCACACGAAGCGAACACCAAAGCGAGCCCACAGAAAGTTGCGAACGAAAGCAGGCGTGTCTTAAATAAATTCTTTTTCATTGTCTGTCTTTTCTTTTTTGATTCTGTTTTCTTTTTTATTAATAACTCTCTTACTTAGTCTTCCCATGGAGAAGAAGTACCCTTGCTACTTTCCTCTATGTCTTCCCACTCTGCTACGGCCTTAGCACTTGATGGACCTGAAGCGTGATGTCCAGGCTTGTGCTGGCTTGGGAAAGAGGTAGCCATAAGACTAGTTTCTTCACTCATCTTTGCTATCTGGCACTGTGGCACGAGATAGGCTTTTCTTTCTTTTGTTTTCATCATCTTTTTGATTTGATTAAAATAGTTGTTATTTACTCTCTATGTGGCTTTGTCGCTCACCTTTTATTATATACATCCTGACGAACTCATTTTTTATCCTTTCTGATTGCTTGCCCTCTCCCTCTCTACAGGCAGACAGCATATCACTGCTGCCTGCCCGAGAAATCAACGAGAGAAAACAAACTATTATCAGAGAATTACAATTATCTTTTGCAGTAAAATCAATGCTTAAAACGTTCTTATTTTGCCTTCTTGATAGCTCGCAAACGGGCACAAAAAAGCGAACAAAGGAAACTCTGTGAAGTCCTTTGTTTACAACGGTTACGCCACGCTTCGCGCGCGCGTAGGATGACAGAAAAAAAGTATGATTAAACGCTAGGTGCGCCTGTGTGTGTGTGTGTGTGTGTGTGTGTGTGTGTGTGTTAGCAAAATATCTGAAACTACCAAATATAAAGCACTAAAAAAGGCAAAGAAATCAAAGTTTCTTTGCTGTGCTGGATTGGCTGGATATGTCATTGCTAATTGTTTCACGCCGCAAAGATAAGAAGAAATATTGGAATAATAAAAAAATGTAGAAGAAAAATATATAAATCATGAAAAGAAAGCAGAACTGTGAGCTATATATGTGGACTATCAGCAAGAAGGATGGGATTAGTTGGTAATTCATTCGTTTATTACAATGAAATTCTGTATTTTTGCAGTCAAATTGATTCACAATAATGGCAAGTCAACTGACAAAGACACAGCAGGAATTTCAAGATGTACTCGCAGAGTGCAGAAGTCTCTTTGAAAAGAAGCTCCACGACTATGGTGCTTCATGGCGTATTTTGCGCCCTTCTTCCCTTACTGATCAGCTTTTTATTAAGGCGAAACGCATCCGTTCTTTGGAGATTACGGGTGAAAGTTTGGTGGGTGAAGGTATTCGCCCAGAGTTCATCGCGCTGATAAACTACAGTATCGTAGGACTTATCCAGTTGGAAAAAGGCTTTGTCGACAACGTTGACATGACACCTGATGAGGCATTAGCACTATACGATAGCTACGCAAAGGAATCTTACGAGCTGATGATAAAGAAGAATCACGACTATGGCGAGGCTTGGCGCGATATGCGTGTCAGCAGCTATACCGACCTTATCTTAACAAAGATTGAACGCATTAAGGAGATTGAAGACCTTGGCGGTGCAACACTCGTCAGCGAGGGTATCGATGCCAATTATATGGATATAATGAACTACGCTGTTTTTGGAGCAATCAAACTACATGAATAAAATAAAGTCCATACTGGTAAACTTCAGCCGTGCCCTACTTGCTTTGACATTCATCTTTTCGGGTTTTGTCAAAGCGATTGACCCTTTAGGTTCGCAATATAAGATTGCAGAATACTTAGAGGCGGTGCAGTTGTCGGCATATATTCCAGATTGGGCACAATTGATTTTATCAGTCGGACTATCAGCAATAGAGTTCACCTTGGGTGTGATGCTCTTGCTTGCTATCCGTCGCCGACTCGCCAGCAAGTTATCACTCATCATGATGGTAGTGATGACGCTTGTAACCCTTTGGCTTACTGTAAGCAATCCAATACAAGACTGTGGATGCTTCGGTGATGCCATTCATCTCACGAATACGCAGACATTCATCAAGAATCTAATCCTCTTGACAGCAGCCATCATCCTTGCATGCTGGCCACTTTATCAAATACGCTTTGTATCAAAAACAAATCAGTGGATAGCCTTTTATTTCACGATTGTCTTTATTGTCACAGCCTCCACACTGAGTCTTTATCATCTACCTATCTTTGATTTCCGTCCTTACTACATCGGACAGAATATCAAAAAGGGAATGGAAATACCCAAAGGGGCTAAGCTAACGACTTATAAGACGACCTTCATCTGTGAGAAGAATGGCGTAACAAAAGAATTCACTGAAAATGATTACCCATACGATGATTCAACATGGGTGTTCAAAGACACACATCAAGAGATTCTCGAAAAAGGCTATGAACCTCCTATCCACGACTTTTCAATTACTGACGAAAAGACAGGAGAAGACCTTACTGATAGCATACTAACCAAAGATGGATATACTTTCCTACTCGTAGCTCCAGTATTGGAGCGTGCCGATGATAGTAACTTTGGTGAGATTGATGCTATCTATGAATACGCGAAAGAGAATGGTTATGGTTTCTATGGACTCACAGCAAGTACGGATAAAGCCGTAAAACACTGGCGAGATATTACAGGAGCCGAGTATCCATTCTATACGACGGATGGTACAACCCTAAAAACCATTATCCGAAGTAATCCCGGTTTGGTACTGCTTTATAAAGGCACCATCATCAATAAGTGGAGTCATAATGACCTGCCAAAACAAGCAGAACTAAACGCTCCATTGTCACTTATTGAGGCAGGACGTGAACCAGAAAATAAGACATGGACAAAGATTGTGCTAATCCTCATTTGCTATATCTTCCCGCTGACCCTCCTTATTGTTGCCGACCGCATCTGGTCATGGACACGATGGGTAAGAAAGCGCGAGGAATGGTTGAAGCAAAAAGAGGAGTGGTTAATATAAAAAGAACAATCAAATAAATTATATCAACTTTTAAAACGTAAAAGACAAATGAGAAAGAAAATTGTAGCAGGTAACTGGAAGATGAACGAGACCCTGCAGGAAGGTATTGCTTTGGCAAAGGAAATCAACGACTCATTGAAGGCAGAGAAGCCAAACTGTGATGTTGTTATCTGTACTCCATTCATTCACCTTGCAAGTGTTGCACAGGTATTGGACGCTGAGGGCGTTGCTCTCGGTGCTGAAAACTGCGCTGACAAGGAGAAGGGTGCTTACACTGGTGAGGTTTCTGCCGCTATGGTAAAGAGTACTGGTGCACAGTATGTAATCCTCGGTCACTCTGAGCGTCGCCAGTACTATGGTGAGACAGCAGAGATTTTGAAGGAGAAGGTACAATTGGCATTGGCTAACGGCTTGAAGGTTATCTTCTGCTGCGGTGAGACTCTTGAGGAGCGTGAGGCTGAGAAGCAGAACGAGGTAGTAAAGGCTGAACTCAAGGGTTCTGTATTCCACCTTTCTGCTGAGGAGTGGAAGAACATCGTTTTGGCTTACGAGCCAATCTGGGCTATCGGTACTGGTAAGACAGCTACATCTGATCAGGCTCAGGAGATGTTGGCTTACATCCGCTCTATCGTTGCTGAGAAGTATGGTAAAGAGGCTGCAGAGGACACAACAATCCTCTATGGTGGTAGCTGTAACGCAAGCAATGCTGCAGAGTTGTTCAGCAAGTCTGACATCGACGGTGGCTTGATTGGTGGTGCTTCATTGAAGGCTGCTGACTTCAAGGCTATCATCGACGCTTGGAAGAAGTAATTCAAAGAAAATCTAAGAGGCTGTATCAAATTGCTACTTGGTCAACAACCATTGGCATTTTTGATACAACCTCTATTTCAATTTTTATACACTAAAGAATGAAAAGACTCCTTACAATCATAGTTTTTATGCTGACTGCTGTTGTGGCTGTTAATGCCCAAGGGTCGGTGACGGTGTCGCAGAGTGCCGAGATTGACGCATTGGTGAATGGCAAGAAAGCTTCAAAGAAAAATAATAAAGACCGACAGAAAGTAGAGAGTCAAAACGAGAGCGCACGTCCAGCTATCAAGACGCCAGACACGAGACAGCTAACTGTTCCAAAGCTAAACGAGCATAAGCCAGAAATAGCACGCCCAGACAATAGCACCTTACAACCTGTCAGAACAAAGATTGTAAAACGTTTAGTCAGAAGACCGCACGTCCCTTCATGGGATGAGGTTGAAGACACGCGGATTGTGACCAAACGTATCAAAAAAGGTACACAGAAAGTAAGAGGCTTCCGTGTACAAGTTTATAGCGGTGGTAATACTCGTATTGCTCACCAACAAGCAGACAAAGCAGGACAGAAAGCAAAACAGCTCTTCCCTGAGCAGCCTGTTTACGTACATTTCTATCCACCACGTTGGATGTGTCTTGTTGGTAACTTCACCAACTATGAGGCAGCAAAGAAGATTATGCGAACACTCCGAAAGGAAGGCTATCCACATGCTAACGTCATCCGAATGATGGTGAGCATTAAGACAACACAACCTGTAGATTTCTAAGGTTTATTCCACCTTATTATCATAAAGAGAACCCTAACAAATACAATTAATCAGAAATCAAAATAATATGACGCCAGAAATACCATTCCGTGAAGGATTAGACGAACTTGCATCACACTACAAGCAGGTGCTTACACTCTTAGGAGAAGACCCTGAAAGAGAAGGTTTGCAGAAAACACCTATGCGTGTTGCAAAGGCTATGCAGGTACTTACACGTGGTTATACACAAGACCCACATAAGGTGTTGACAGATGCTTTGTTTGAAGAGAAGTACAACCAGATGGTTATTGTGAAAGATATTGACTTCTTCTCCATGTGTGAACACCACATTCTTCCGTTCTATGGTAAGGCGCATGTTGCATATATACCAAACGGATATATAACGGGATTGAGCAAGATTGCACGTGTTGTGGATATCTTCTCACACCGTCTACAAGTGCAGGAACGCTTGACAGAGCAGATAATGCAGTGCATCAATGACACACTGAAGCCACAAGGAGTAATGGTTGTCATC
The Prevotella melaninogenica DNA segment above includes these coding regions:
- a CDS encoding DUF1599 domain-containing protein gives rise to the protein MASQLTKTQQEFQDVLAECRSLFEKKLHDYGASWRILRPSSLTDQLFIKAKRIRSLEITGESLVGEGIRPEFIALINYSIVGLIQLEKGFVDNVDMTPDEALALYDSYAKESYELMIKKNHDYGEAWRDMRVSSYTDLILTKIERIKEIEDLGGATLVSEGIDANYMDIMNYAVFGAIKLHE
- a CDS encoding HU family DNA-binding protein, which gives rise to MRIKLVARKNPQKKTEVKLYANPVNLGKKSLHDIAHDIAGRSSLTRGDIENVLSNFMDCLPHYLRDGFSVQLGEFGTMRLTLSSEGAATEKAFKTETIKPRVTFTPGVELKAALRENSYETVKEEKSGSKEEGGGKTPGPLPEG
- a CDS encoding SPOR domain-containing protein, which translates into the protein MKRLLTIIVFMLTAVVAVNAQGSVTVSQSAEIDALVNGKKASKKNNKDRQKVESQNESARPAIKTPDTRQLTVPKLNEHKPEIARPDNSTLQPVRTKIVKRLVRRPHVPSWDEVEDTRIVTKRIKKGTQKVRGFRVQVYSGGNTRIAHQQADKAGQKAKQLFPEQPVYVHFYPPRWMCLVGNFTNYEAAKKIMRTLRKEGYPHANVIRMMVSIKTTQPVDF
- the folE gene encoding GTP cyclohydrolase I FolE; this encodes MTPEIPFREGLDELASHYKQVLTLLGEDPEREGLQKTPMRVAKAMQVLTRGYTQDPHKVLTDALFEEKYNQMVIVKDIDFFSMCEHHILPFYGKAHVAYIPNGYITGLSKIARVVDIFSHRLQVQERLTEQIMQCINDTLKPQGVMVVIEAKHMCMQMRGVEKQNSITTTSAYSGVFESSKTRNEFMDLLRGETKRI